One stretch of Paenibacillus sp. AN1007 DNA includes these proteins:
- the metG gene encoding methionine--tRNA ligase has protein sequence MKEEKSFMTDQKTFYLTTPIYYPSDKLHIGHAYTTVAGDAMSRYKRLRGYEVRYLTGTDEHGQKIERKAQEKGLSPQAFVDEIVAGIKDLWNKLDISNDDFIRTTDERHKTVVQEIFDRLLKQGDIYKGEYEGWYSIPDETYYTETQLVDVEKNEQGEIIAAKSPDSGHPVELVKEESYFLRMSKYADRLLQYYEENPGFIQPESRKNEMINNFIKPGLEDLAVSRTTFEWGVKVKGDPKHVVYVWIDALSNYITALGYGSSDASLYDKFWPADVHLVGKEIVRFHTIYWPIMLMALDLPLPKKVFAHGWLLMKDGKMSKSKGNVVDPVTLIDRYGLDSLRYYLLREVPFGSDGTFTPESFVERVNSDLANDLGNLLNRTVAMVDKYFEGKAPAFAANVTEFDASLEEAGHATVEKVEQAMENLQFSVALTAISQFVSRSNKYIDETQPWALARDEAKRDELASVMSHLIESLRIASILLQPFLTRAPRKIWEQLGIQEGELTAWDAAKQWGMIPEGNALHKGDPIFPRLDVEQEIAYISEAMTGGQKAAQSDAGQTEAVSAAPAAAEPVSAPEGTEEIGIDDFAKVELRVAQVIACEPVKKADKLLKLQLDLGYEQRQVVSGIAKFYTPEEMVGRKVICVTNLKPVKLRGELSQGMILAASHGDQLTLASVPDGMPNGAQVK, from the coding sequence TTGAAGGAGGAGAAGTCATTCATGACGGATCAAAAAACATTTTATTTGACGACACCGATTTATTATCCAAGCGACAAGCTGCATATCGGGCACGCGTATACAACGGTAGCGGGAGATGCCATGTCTCGTTACAAACGTCTGCGCGGATATGAGGTACGTTATCTGACAGGGACTGACGAACATGGTCAGAAGATTGAACGCAAAGCTCAGGAGAAAGGTTTGTCTCCACAAGCCTTTGTTGACGAGATTGTTGCAGGGATCAAAGACCTGTGGAACAAGCTGGACATCTCCAATGATGATTTCATTCGGACAACCGACGAGCGTCACAAAACAGTTGTACAGGAAATCTTTGATCGTTTGCTGAAGCAGGGGGATATTTACAAGGGCGAGTACGAAGGCTGGTACAGCATCCCGGATGAAACCTATTACACTGAAACACAGCTGGTGGATGTAGAAAAGAATGAACAAGGCGAGATTATCGCGGCTAAAAGCCCAGATAGCGGCCATCCGGTGGAACTGGTCAAAGAAGAATCATACTTCCTGCGCATGAGTAAATACGCTGACCGTCTGCTGCAGTACTATGAAGAGAATCCAGGTTTTATTCAGCCGGAATCTCGCAAAAACGAAATGATTAACAACTTTATCAAGCCAGGTCTTGAAGATTTGGCGGTATCGCGAACTACATTCGAATGGGGTGTCAAGGTTAAAGGCGACCCAAAACATGTCGTGTACGTGTGGATTGATGCACTGTCCAACTACATTACAGCACTTGGCTACGGTTCTTCCGATGCTTCACTGTACGACAAGTTCTGGCCGGCGGATGTTCATCTAGTAGGAAAAGAGATTGTTCGTTTCCATACGATCTACTGGCCAATCATGCTGATGGCACTGGATCTTCCGCTGCCGAAAAAAGTGTTCGCACACGGCTGGCTGCTCATGAAAGACGGCAAAATGTCCAAGTCCAAGGGAAACGTAGTGGACCCGGTAACTCTGATCGATCGTTATGGTCTGGATTCTCTCCGGTATTATTTACTGCGTGAAGTACCGTTTGGTTCGGACGGGACATTCACACCGGAAAGCTTTGTAGAGCGTGTAAATTCCGATCTGGCTAACGACTTGGGCAATCTGCTGAACCGTACTGTGGCAATGGTGGATAAATACTTCGAAGGTAAAGCTCCTGCTTTTGCTGCCAATGTGACGGAGTTTGATGCTTCGCTTGAAGAAGCGGGCCATGCAACGGTGGAAAAAGTGGAGCAGGCGATGGAAAACTTGCAGTTCTCTGTAGCGCTAACGGCCATTAGCCAATTTGTCAGCCGCAGCAACAAATATATCGACGAGACTCAACCATGGGCTCTGGCTCGCGATGAAGCCAAGCGTGATGAGCTGGCATCTGTGATGTCCCACTTGATCGAAAGTCTGCGCATTGCTTCTATTCTGCTGCAGCCGTTCTTGACTCGTGCGCCGCGCAAAATCTGGGAGCAGCTGGGTATTCAGGAAGGGGAACTTACGGCTTGGGATGCAGCGAAGCAGTGGGGAATGATTCCTGAGGGAAATGCGCTGCATAAAGGCGATCCGATCTTCCCGCGTCTCGATGTGGAGCAGGAAATCGCTTATATCTCTGAAGCGATGACAGGTGGGCAAAAGGCGGCACAGTCTGATGCGGGCCAGACAGAAGCAGTGTCCGCAGCTCCTGCAGCAGCTGAACCTGTAAGTGCACCTGAAGGCACAGAAGAGATCGGTATTGACGATTTTGCCAAAGTTGAACTGCGCGTTGCTCAAGTCATCGCTTGTGAGCCGGTGAAAAAGGCAGATAAGCTGCTCAAGCTGCAGCTGGATCTTGGTTATGAGCAGCGTCAGGTGGTATCAGGGATCGCGAAGTTTTATACGCCAGAAGAGATGGTTGGACGTAAAGTCATCTGTGTGACAAATCTCAAGCCCGTGAAGCTGCGCGGTGAACTGTCCCAAGGTATGATTTTGGCCGCCTCTCACGGAGATCAGCTTACACTTGCATCTGTACCGGACGGCATGCCGAACGGCGCACAGGTGAAATAA
- a CDS encoding Fur family transcriptional regulator yields the protein MLSTEEIITTMSSQGLRITDQRKTLARLFAESPGYLTPKDVYEYMGKTYSGLSFDTVYRNLRVMQELGVLEQVIFEDGVKFKAHCSEDHHHHHMICLKCQKTYPIVFCPMQLADAPEQFQVVDHKFEVFGYCKDCAEHAPAKKAAAHHAHSHGKN from the coding sequence ATGCTGTCAACGGAAGAAATTATAACTACCATGTCCTCACAGGGGCTTCGTATAACCGATCAGCGCAAAACACTTGCGCGGTTATTTGCCGAATCTCCAGGGTATCTTACACCTAAGGACGTCTACGAATATATGGGTAAGACTTACAGCGGATTAAGCTTTGATACGGTATACCGCAACTTGCGGGTAATGCAGGAATTGGGCGTACTGGAGCAGGTTATCTTTGAAGATGGTGTTAAATTCAAAGCTCACTGCAGCGAAGACCATCATCATCATCACATGATCTGCCTGAAGTGCCAGAAGACATACCCCATCGTTTTTTGTCCGATGCAGCTTGCTGATGCTCCTGAGCAGTTTCAGGTCGTGGATCACAAGTTTGAGGTGTTCGGATACTGTAAAGATTGTGCTGAACATGCTCCAGCCAAGAAGGCTGCTGCACATCATGCGCACAGTCACGGGAAGAACTGA
- the yidD gene encoding membrane protein insertion efficiency factor YidD has protein sequence MKLSRKIMQAPIRVYRNYISPLKPPTCRFYPTCSAYAMEAIEVHGALKGSYLAAKRIAKCHPFHPGGVDLVPPKSENNMVVPEQ, from the coding sequence ATGAAGCTTTCGCGAAAAATCATGCAGGCTCCTATTCGGGTGTACCGCAATTACATTTCGCCGTTGAAGCCGCCAACATGCCGTTTTTATCCTACATGCTCGGCGTATGCGATGGAGGCTATTGAAGTCCATGGTGCACTTAAAGGCTCTTATCTGGCTGCCAAACGCATTGCGAAATGCCATCCGTTTCATCCAGGCGGTGTAGATCTGGTGCCGCCCAAGTCTGAAAATAATATGGTCGTTCCGGAACAGTAA
- a CDS encoding metal ABC transporter substrate-binding protein, which yields MKLLWSSLLILSLLVLSACGQNSDNAAKIVEGKVNVVTTFYPVYAFTAAIGGEDANVINLLPTGVEPHDWTPKSQDIVNTSKAQLFLYNGAGLEGWVPNFLKSLNSDSKVKSVAVSEGVKLLTAEGDDGHGHGEEHADEHADDHADESGSDAQAADHHIDPHTWVSPKSAMIMAENIKKSLVEVDPAHKAGYEQRYEELRTKLEALDQRFTSELASVPNKEIVVSHQAFGYLARDYGLKQHSIMGLSPDAEPTGQDIVKLSKLVKDEGIKYIFFEELVSDKLAKTLASEAGVETMVLNPVEGLTQEQVNNKDDYFTLMQKNLQNLLIALK from the coding sequence ATGAAGCTGCTTTGGAGCAGTCTGCTTATACTTAGTTTGCTGGTATTATCCGCATGTGGACAGAACAGCGACAATGCAGCCAAAATTGTGGAAGGCAAAGTTAATGTGGTAACGACATTTTACCCGGTATACGCATTCACTGCGGCGATTGGCGGAGAAGATGCCAATGTTATCAATCTACTGCCTACAGGAGTAGAACCGCATGACTGGACGCCGAAGAGTCAAGACATTGTGAATACATCCAAGGCACAGCTTTTCCTGTACAATGGGGCAGGTCTGGAAGGATGGGTACCGAACTTTCTGAAGTCGCTGAACAGTGATTCAAAGGTGAAATCAGTGGCAGTCAGTGAGGGCGTCAAGCTGCTCACAGCAGAAGGGGACGATGGCCATGGGCATGGAGAAGAGCATGCGGATGAACATGCCGACGATCATGCAGACGAGAGCGGCAGTGATGCGCAGGCAGCTGACCATCATATTGATCCTCATACATGGGTTAGCCCCAAATCAGCGATGATTATGGCGGAGAATATAAAGAAGAGCCTGGTGGAAGTTGACCCTGCACACAAAGCAGGTTATGAGCAGCGTTACGAAGAGCTTCGCACCAAGCTCGAGGCACTTGATCAGCGTTTCACGAGTGAATTGGCATCCGTACCCAACAAAGAAATTGTGGTGTCACACCAAGCGTTCGGGTACCTTGCACGTGACTATGGTTTGAAGCAGCATTCCATCATGGGGCTTTCCCCAGATGCAGAACCGACAGGGCAGGACATTGTTAAACTGTCTAAACTGGTAAAAGATGAAGGCATCAAGTACATTTTCTTCGAAGAGCTTGTGTCGGATAAATTAGCCAAGACCCTTGCCAGTGAAGCAGGAGTTGAAACGATGGTGTTAAACCCGGTGGAGGGTTTGACACAGGAACAGGTGAACAATAAAGATGATTATTTCACCCTGATGCAGAAAAATTTGCAAAATCTGCTGATCGCATTAAAATAA
- the pflB gene encoding formate C-acetyltransferase, with protein MSVIEKDVKQQTGWRNFTKGTWTKTVDVNDFLGHNLSPYYGDESFLAGATQNTKELWDIVSDLTKKERDNGGVLDVDVNTPSTITSHQPGYLDQSKEQIVGVQTDAPFKRSIQPFGGIRMMIDACEAYGFEMPQGVIDIFTNIRKTHNQGVFDAYTAEMRAARKAGIITGLPDAYGRGRIIGDYRRVALYGVDFLIRNKKGELNALEVDVIDEDVIRLREELSEQIRALQELKQLGEMHGFDISLPATTAKEAFQWLYFGYLAAIKEQNGAAMSLGRVSSFLDIYIERDLQEGILTEEQAQELVDHFVMKLRIVKFLRTPDYNELFSGDPTWVTESIGGMSMNGETRVTKNSFRFLHTLHNLGPAPEPNLTVLWSTKLPEAFKDYCSKVSIETSSIQYENDDLMRPIYGDDYGIACCVSAMKIGKQMQFFGARANLAKALLYAINGGRDEKSGAQVGPEYPAITSEVLDYNEVMKRFKPMMEWLAKLYMNTLNVIHYMHDKYSYERIEMALHDRDILRTMACGIAGLSVAADSLSAIKYAKVKPIRNEQGIAVDFEIEGEFPCYGNNDDSVDSIAVELVESFMGMIRKHKAYRNAMPTQSVLTITSNVVYGKKTGTTPDGRKAGEPFAPGANPMHGRDKKGALASLGSVAKLPYEHSLDGISNTFSIVPKALGKEDAVRKSNLTAMMDGYFGQNAHHLNVNVFDRQQLIDAMDHPEQYPQLTIRVSGYAVNFIKLTREQQLDVINRTFHGSM; from the coding sequence ATGTCGGTGATCGAAAAAGATGTTAAACAACAAACAGGCTGGAGAAACTTTACCAAAGGAACATGGACAAAAACTGTAGATGTGAATGATTTTCTGGGACATAACCTGTCTCCATACTACGGGGATGAATCTTTCCTCGCAGGTGCTACTCAAAACACAAAAGAACTGTGGGATATTGTATCGGATCTGACCAAAAAAGAACGCGATAATGGTGGCGTGCTTGATGTGGATGTGAATACACCTTCTACAATTACATCCCACCAGCCGGGTTACCTGGATCAGTCCAAAGAGCAGATCGTTGGTGTTCAGACAGACGCTCCATTCAAACGTTCCATTCAGCCATTCGGCGGAATTCGCATGATGATTGATGCATGTGAAGCATACGGCTTCGAAATGCCTCAAGGTGTCATTGATATATTTACAAACATTCGTAAAACGCATAACCAAGGTGTATTTGATGCTTACACTGCCGAGATGCGTGCAGCACGTAAAGCGGGTATTATCACAGGTTTGCCGGATGCTTACGGCCGTGGCCGGATTATCGGTGATTATCGCCGGGTTGCTTTGTACGGTGTAGATTTCCTCATTCGTAACAAAAAAGGCGAACTCAACGCGCTGGAAGTAGACGTCATTGATGAAGATGTCATTCGTCTGCGGGAAGAATTGTCCGAACAGATTCGTGCACTGCAGGAACTGAAACAACTGGGCGAGATGCATGGCTTCGATATTTCTTTGCCAGCAACAACGGCTAAAGAAGCGTTTCAGTGGCTGTACTTCGGTTACCTTGCAGCAATTAAAGAGCAAAACGGTGCAGCGATGTCTCTTGGACGCGTATCTTCTTTCTTGGATATCTACATTGAACGTGACTTGCAAGAAGGCATTCTGACTGAAGAACAGGCTCAAGAACTGGTTGACCACTTTGTGATGAAACTGCGGATTGTTAAATTCCTGCGCACGCCGGATTACAATGAATTGTTCAGCGGTGACCCAACTTGGGTGACCGAGTCCATCGGCGGGATGTCTATGAACGGTGAAACACGCGTAACCAAAAACAGCTTCCGCTTCCTGCACACGCTGCATAACCTGGGACCTGCTCCAGAGCCAAACTTGACTGTACTGTGGTCCACGAAGCTGCCTGAAGCCTTCAAAGATTACTGCAGTAAAGTATCTATTGAAACCAGCTCCATCCAGTATGAGAATGATGATCTGATGCGTCCAATCTATGGCGATGATTACGGTATTGCCTGCTGTGTATCCGCAATGAAAATCGGTAAACAAATGCAGTTCTTCGGAGCGCGTGCCAACTTGGCGAAAGCACTGCTGTATGCGATCAACGGTGGACGTGACGAAAAATCTGGAGCACAGGTTGGACCAGAGTATCCTGCCATCACAAGTGAAGTACTCGATTACAATGAAGTCATGAAACGTTTCAAACCGATGATGGAGTGGCTGGCAAAACTGTACATGAATACTCTTAACGTTATTCACTACATGCATGATAAATACAGCTACGAACGGATTGAAATGGCGCTTCATGATCGTGATATTCTGCGTACAATGGCCTGCGGTATCGCTGGACTCTCGGTCGCAGCTGACTCACTCAGTGCAATTAAATATGCCAAAGTTAAACCGATCCGCAACGAACAGGGCATTGCCGTTGATTTTGAAATCGAAGGTGAATTCCCTTGTTACGGCAACAACGATGACAGTGTTGACAGCATTGCTGTAGAATTGGTAGAAAGCTTCATGGGCATGATTCGCAAGCACAAAGCATACCGCAATGCGATGCCAACACAATCCGTACTGACGATTACTTCCAACGTAGTTTATGGTAAGAAAACAGGAACCACACCAGATGGACGTAAAGCAGGCGAGCCGTTTGCACCAGGGGCAAACCCAATGCATGGTCGGGACAAAAAAGGTGCACTGGCATCCCTCGGATCTGTAGCTAAACTGCCGTATGAACACAGCCTTGACGGTATTTCCAACACCTTCTCCATCGTGCCTAAAGCACTGGGTAAAGAAGATGCAGTTCGGAAATCCAATCTGACAGCGATGATGGATGGATATTTCGGTCAAAATGCGCATCACTTAAACGTAAACGTATTTGATCGTCAGCAGCTGATCGATGCGATGGACCACCCGGAACAATATCCGCAATTAACTATACGGGTGTCGGGTTACGCAGTTAACTTTATTAAACTGACACGTGAGCAGCAGCTGGATGTCATTAACCGTACATTCCACGGTTCAATGTAA
- a CDS encoding stalk domain-containing protein, translating to MNLKKKLSILTAFAVFQAFAVIPANAQAAESSEQTPVNTAKVKSVEVVKKEQPIAESEVKSGTASESANTSSSSTQPVNNENTIETKPETTAPSGTEAVPVDPEAGTDEEQGTGEATTPPVPVEVEQPAAGAASAGGKSGGDLTLYMNSNKMVQDGKTYLAGQPMAVKNGVSNVAIRALVDRVGYTVKYDNTTKETIIISGSDELRFKTNSKVYTVNGESRTMKGPAYQEKNTFMIPLTSITQALNITYTVNQSAKTVVLKLNTKPVASFTVQKEVFAGDPVTYTTKSSSPSGLPIVDERWTGREDAFEQPGVYTVTYSVQDSSGQWSDPYTLTIKVEQPNLPPVAMFTTDKEEYKMGEKITYIDQSTDDENAIEKREWDNNALAFFVPGPKTVSLTVTDKHGLSNTITKTIIITNETLYTQSDFNQLFTPVGDKFVFNGGEVPAMEKLAFTYSDEPSLLIRSNSPETVNQEGIVYKESSIGQTRFMIHHVNNTGKRVKMYVIATNNNEYTAVFEQQNMGFAGPTPFATVAGKLSIDKWFKSMQIGADQKKVYIQPGESKLILTELNATPMKEGQVISLYSDAFSDYTLDYNIVMIEENKDPMAVLSTLPVLDRDGVHNRGTYPNATRIITYDQEVGKKPARLPLGDNGSDPNLDGTDPMAFTIASNAGNFGVLYKITLNNVAPRTLISFNPRGGKYYGSALVNGQLVQLSNDSRSLSAPNEQGVLYRTGTYGESVTIVFSAAPGSNLPVNLLFTPLPAEK from the coding sequence ATGAATTTGAAGAAGAAATTATCCATACTTACCGCTTTTGCTGTGTTTCAAGCCTTTGCAGTAATTCCTGCAAACGCTCAAGCAGCCGAATCAAGCGAACAAACGCCAGTGAATACTGCAAAAGTAAAATCGGTTGAGGTTGTGAAGAAAGAACAGCCGATCGCCGAGTCGGAAGTAAAATCAGGAACGGCGAGCGAGTCAGCTAACACTTCATCCAGCAGCACACAACCCGTCAATAATGAAAACACGATAGAGACGAAGCCTGAAACAACAGCTCCTTCTGGAACAGAAGCTGTACCGGTTGACCCAGAGGCTGGTACAGACGAAGAACAGGGAACAGGTGAAGCGACAACACCACCGGTACCTGTTGAAGTGGAGCAGCCAGCAGCAGGCGCTGCATCCGCAGGAGGAAAATCGGGCGGAGACCTGACACTGTACATGAACAGCAATAAAATGGTTCAGGATGGAAAAACGTATTTGGCTGGACAGCCTATGGCAGTAAAAAATGGTGTGTCTAATGTAGCTATCCGTGCTCTGGTAGACCGGGTTGGCTACACTGTAAAATATGATAATACGACGAAAGAAACCATTATCATCAGCGGTTCGGATGAACTTCGCTTCAAAACCAACAGCAAGGTGTACACCGTCAATGGGGAATCAAGAACGATGAAAGGTCCTGCATACCAGGAAAAAAATACGTTCATGATTCCACTGACTTCCATCACACAAGCGTTGAACATCACGTATACTGTCAATCAGTCTGCCAAAACAGTTGTGCTGAAGCTCAATACGAAGCCGGTAGCCAGCTTCACCGTGCAAAAAGAAGTTTTTGCAGGGGACCCGGTAACCTACACAACAAAGAGCAGCTCACCTAGCGGCCTCCCGATTGTGGATGAGCGCTGGACAGGACGTGAGGATGCCTTTGAACAACCAGGCGTTTATACAGTAACCTATTCCGTTCAGGATTCGAGCGGTCAGTGGAGTGACCCATATACGCTCACCATCAAAGTAGAGCAGCCTAACCTTCCACCGGTAGCGATGTTTACAACGGACAAAGAAGAATACAAAATGGGTGAAAAAATCACTTATATTGATCAGAGTACAGATGATGAGAATGCGATTGAAAAAAGAGAGTGGGATAATAATGCCCTGGCATTCTTCGTACCAGGACCAAAGACTGTATCCCTTACTGTTACAGATAAACATGGTTTGAGTAATACGATCACCAAAACCATTATAATTACAAATGAGACGTTATACACGCAGTCCGATTTCAATCAATTGTTTACACCTGTAGGCGACAAGTTTGTGTTTAACGGCGGTGAAGTGCCTGCTATGGAGAAATTGGCATTTACGTATTCAGACGAGCCAAGCTTGCTCATCCGCAGCAACAGCCCTGAAACCGTTAACCAGGAAGGTATCGTTTATAAGGAATCATCCATTGGACAGACACGTTTCATGATTCACCATGTCAACAATACGGGAAAAAGAGTGAAAATGTATGTAATTGCAACAAATAACAATGAATATACAGCTGTATTCGAACAGCAAAATATGGGCTTTGCTGGACCAACGCCATTTGCTACCGTAGCAGGTAAATTGTCCATTGATAAATGGTTCAAATCCATGCAGATTGGAGCAGATCAGAAGAAAGTATACATCCAACCTGGAGAAAGCAAACTGATTTTGACGGAACTGAACGCTACTCCGATGAAAGAAGGACAGGTTATCTCTCTGTACTCGGACGCTTTCAGTGACTACACCCTTGACTATAACATTGTCATGATTGAAGAAAACAAGGACCCGATGGCGGTATTGTCCACACTTCCTGTTCTGGATCGTGACGGAGTTCATAACCGTGGTACGTATCCTAATGCCACTCGTATCATCACGTACGATCAGGAAGTTGGTAAGAAGCCTGCACGTCTTCCATTAGGAGATAATGGAAGTGATCCGAATCTCGACGGTACTGATCCGATGGCCTTCACAATTGCTTCTAATGCGGGCAACTTCGGTGTACTATACAAAATTACCCTGAACAACGTTGCTCCGCGGACGCTGATTTCGTTTAATCCTCGTGGAGGTAAATATTATGGTTCAGCACTGGTGAATGGTCAACTGGTACAGCTCTCCAATGACAGCAGATCCCTGAGTGCACCGAATGAACAAGGTGTTCTATACCGTACAGGCACTTACGGTGAGAGTGTGACGATTGTTTTCTCTGCTGCACCAGGAAGCAACTTGCCGGTTAACCTTCTGTTTACACCGCTTCCGGCTGAGAAGTAA
- a CDS encoding metal ABC transporter permease, whose translation MEILWSDFFQRALAGGLLIGITAPLIGLFLVLRRLSMIGDTLSHVTIAGVALGFLIEVYPIGVGLIFAVLASFAIEKLRKAYKSYAELSIAIIMSGGVALASLFFTLGKGYNADVMSYLFGSIYTLDAADLKLVGIVTLIVVIVVAFLHKEFFLLSFEEDAAAVTGLPVKMLNMLITVMTALVISTAIKIVGALLVSALLTIPVAVSLLMARSFKSAIILSVVIGEIAVVLGLVTAGIWNLAPGATIVLLLITMLILTMIAKKGFRA comes from the coding sequence TTGGAAATATTATGGAGTGATTTTTTTCAGCGTGCACTTGCAGGTGGGCTGCTCATCGGCATTACCGCTCCGCTGATCGGACTTTTTCTTGTGCTGCGGAGATTGTCGATGATCGGAGATACCTTGTCCCATGTAACAATCGCAGGAGTAGCGCTTGGTTTTCTGATTGAAGTGTACCCGATCGGTGTAGGTTTGATTTTTGCGGTACTCGCGTCTTTTGCCATTGAAAAGCTTCGTAAGGCATATAAAAGCTATGCGGAATTGTCCATTGCTATTATTATGTCCGGTGGTGTAGCGCTAGCTTCCCTGTTTTTTACGTTGGGGAAAGGATATAACGCGGATGTTATGAGTTATTTGTTCGGCAGCATCTACACGCTGGACGCAGCGGATCTGAAACTGGTCGGAATCGTGACATTAATTGTTGTGATTGTAGTTGCCTTTTTACATAAGGAGTTTTTCCTGCTCAGTTTTGAGGAAGATGCAGCTGCGGTGACCGGACTGCCTGTCAAAATGCTGAACATGTTAATCACGGTGATGACAGCACTGGTAATCAGTACGGCAATCAAGATCGTGGGTGCTCTGCTCGTATCCGCATTACTAACCATTCCTGTAGCTGTCAGCCTGCTTATGGCTCGAAGCTTCAAATCGGCCATTATCCTGTCCGTCGTGATTGGAGAGATTGCCGTCGTGCTTGGATTGGTTACAGCAGGAATTTGGAATTTGGCGCCGGGAGCGACGATTGTACTGCTGCTGATCACGATGCTGATTCTAACGATGATTGCCAAAAAAGGGTTCCGAGCCTGA
- a CDS encoding metal ABC transporter ATP-binding protein — protein MQQIMPLCHDPIIEIENLSFSYGDQRVIENLNFMVQQRDFVGIIGSNGAGKTTLLRMLVGLLPPAQGDIKLFGQSIRKFKDWNRIGYVPQKNAFNPLFPATVREVVMSGLYNNKNMFRRISRQGQQQCIDAMQVMRIEDIANKRIGQLSGGQQQRVFLARALINHPDLLILDEPTVGIDAESQASFFELITHMHEHHRMTFLMVSHDMDRMESYLGAEAALTNGKIHFHVRHSHEIEDCAETNLQHTTAQVR, from the coding sequence ATGCAGCAAATCATGCCATTATGTCATGATCCGATTATCGAGATCGAGAATTTGTCTTTTTCCTACGGGGACCAGCGGGTGATTGAAAATCTCAATTTTATGGTTCAGCAGCGGGATTTTGTAGGTATTATCGGTTCAAACGGAGCGGGAAAAACTACACTGCTTCGTATGCTGGTAGGACTGCTGCCTCCTGCACAGGGAGACATCAAGCTGTTTGGACAGTCGATTCGCAAATTCAAGGATTGGAACCGGATCGGGTACGTACCGCAAAAAAACGCATTTAACCCGCTGTTTCCAGCGACCGTTCGTGAAGTTGTCATGTCCGGATTATATAACAACAAAAATATGTTTCGCCGGATTTCACGTCAAGGGCAGCAGCAGTGCATCGATGCGATGCAGGTGATGCGGATTGAGGATATTGCGAACAAACGCATTGGACAACTGTCCGGTGGCCAGCAGCAGCGTGTTTTTTTGGCTCGTGCCCTGATTAATCACCCGGATCTATTGATTCTTGATGAACCCACCGTTGGAATTGACGCGGAGTCACAAGCCAGTTTTTTTGAACTGATCACCCACATGCATGAACATCATCGCATGACATTCCTGATGGTGTCTCATGATATGGATCGTATGGAGAGTTATTTGGGCGCTGAAGCTGCCCTCACGAATGGCAAGATTCATTTCCATGTGCGTCATTCACATGAGATAGAGGATTGTGCAGAGACTAACCTGCAGCATACTACCGCGCAGGTACGCTAG
- the pflA gene encoding pyruvate formate-lyase-activating protein: MVNGHIHSLETFGTVDGPGIRFVLFMQGCLLKCQYCHNPDTWALDGGKEMTLEEVLAEIQPYLSYYRSSGGGLTISGGEPTLQAHFVAEVFKEVKRRWGLHTTLDSNGFNEPDRIHDLLDHTDLVLLDLKHIDDEKHIKLTGKSNERTLKTARWLSDNGRKMWIRHVYVPGIHDQEEDLLNLGRFIGTLNGVEKFEILPYHQMGIYKWEALGKVYPLDGVPSPTEEEVERAYRLIEQGRTDTADLTCSGK, from the coding sequence ATGGTTAACGGACATATTCATTCACTCGAAACTTTCGGGACGGTTGACGGCCCCGGCATCCGCTTCGTGCTTTTTATGCAAGGATGCCTGCTCAAATGTCAGTACTGTCACAACCCTGACACTTGGGCACTGGACGGCGGTAAAGAGATGACACTGGAGGAGGTACTGGCTGAAATCCAGCCGTACCTGTCTTACTACCGAAGCTCTGGTGGCGGACTCACTATCTCTGGCGGTGAGCCTACGCTGCAGGCCCATTTTGTCGCAGAAGTATTCAAGGAAGTAAAACGCCGCTGGGGACTTCACACTACGCTGGACAGCAACGGCTTCAATGAACCGGATCGCATTCATGACTTACTTGATCATACAGACTTAGTATTACTCGATCTAAAGCATATTGATGACGAGAAACACATCAAGCTGACGGGGAAATCCAATGAACGTACGTTAAAGACAGCAAGATGGTTATCTGACAATGGGCGAAAAATGTGGATCAGACATGTCTATGTACCTGGTATTCATGATCAGGAAGAAGATTTGTTGAATCTTGGCCGCTTTATCGGTACGCTGAACGGGGTGGAGAAATTTGAAATTCTTCCTTATCATCAAATGGGAATTTACAAATGGGAGGCGCTGGGTAAAGTTTATCCGCTGGATGGTGTTCCTTCACCAACCGAAGAAGAAGTTGAACGAGCATATCGCTTGATTGAGCAGGGGCGTACGGATACAGCAGACTTGACTTGTTCAGGAAAATAA